The Toxotes jaculatrix isolate fToxJac2 chromosome 14, fToxJac2.pri, whole genome shotgun sequence genome window below encodes:
- the per2 gene encoding period circadian protein homolog 2 isoform X2 — translation MSEDSDSKPYRFPVLEDQDGASGSRASSSCSSVPRGASGCSSMAQLHRMGGYSQGGPDLGLPSEGSDSSGQDPPASPHNHRKNTRSRSLPEEDVEMKSSGSSGSGTESHGNESHGNESHGNESHGHDSSGSSNGNSKDSALLESSESNKSSNSHSPSPPGSSNAFSLLSSEQDNPSTSGCSSQESAKAKTQKEVIKTLKELKLHLPAEKRHNNKSSTLNTLKYALRCVKQVEANEEYYQLLMINDCQPSGLDVSSYTIEEIDSITSEYTLKNNDIFAVAVSLITGRIVYISDQAASILNCKRDVFKNTKFVEFLTPQDVSVFYSFTTPYRLPSWSMCTGAESSPPDCMQEKSFFCRISGGRDCEGDLQYYPFRMTPYLMKVQDTVHAEDQFCCLLLAERVHSGYDAPRIPTDKRIFTTTHTPSCVFQDVDERAVPLLGYLPQDLIGTPVLLHLHPNDRPIMLAIHRKILQYAGQPFDHSSIRFCARNGEYIILDTSWSSFVNPWSRKVSFVIGRHKVRMGPVNEDVFVAPPSSVAEMKAMDSGIQEITEQIHRLLLQPVHNSGSSGYGSLKSNDHLLGMSSSSESLNKSTIRREEEEVICKARPRTFQEICKGIHLQKSQEQQTTKTENKKSNGKSLQKSPAVVRPKDSAAPLNWRETGSTMDESRASFQEELAFNDQSVYSYQQISCLDSVIRYLESCNVPITMKRKCQSSSNTTSSNSDEDKQKGSNNMQVSEEPALLKDQSGLSALDDRDKKSSDAATAVVGTSLPLPVPNKPESVVSITSQCSYSSTIVHVGDKKPQPESEIIEDVPGTGETAESNQNAGVPPCAVSPPSQEKESYKKLGLTKQVLAAHTQKEEQAFLYRFRELRGLTTHKANCSQYLERQREQTASDAVPAGRFCKQGGPGAEPTTRRGTRNKKTKSKRAKQIESSDSTVSHHRQQQLRPPLLNHGLNPTSWSPSDTSQSTFPMAYPAVMPGYPLQVYPRASSIAARTDATLTGFGDNPSQAPPCPPSIHPAPYTAPLVTPIVALVLPNYMYSPMAPGPPPSQPVYHAETGGFLAQTQHFGQAAFPAQGTFMAQPSFGVQNQFISQNHFAPQAGYLNPPYCVPPSSEIPKPPMEGQSRSSTPQSGGAGGQASPPLFQSGCSSPLNLLELELSVDRQDSTVLPSGGQGNNTTEREKGASGNQAKERELKQPSLSLLGPPGPLYCEGTPCVCERLSWDKVCSRLRAYSKEASSRGDGNNSDANSSSSDMLDIILHEDSCSGTGSATSGSMGSGSNGCGTSASGTSNSGTSKSRTSASGASASGTSGSGAGSNNSSKYFGSVDSSQNSQKVKGHLSSSEGRPMEMEQSEHFIKYVLQDPLWLLMANTDDKVMMTYQLPSRDIQRVLREDREKLKLLQKSQPRFSEEQKKELIEVHPWIKKGGLPKAIDIKVCSCCDTASEAAAVAAAAAAAAAASAEDQPDLDIGDTETDEVGCPQRPREESSNTVAISCHGPPPGSSSQMQPARQ, via the exons ATGTCAGAAGATTCAGACTCCAAGCCCTATCGCTTCCCGGTTCTGGAGGACCAGGATGGAGCCTCAGGCAGCAGAGCGTCCAGCTCATGCAGCTCTGTGCCAAGGGGGGCCTCAGGGTGCAGCTCCATGGCACAGCTGCACAGGATGGGTGGCTATAGCCAAGGTGGGCCTGATCTAGGCCTCCCCTCAGAGGGCAGCGACAGCAGCGGCCAGGACCCTCCCGCTTCCCCGCACAATCATCGCAAGAACACCCGCTCCCGCTCGCTTCCGGAGGAGGACGTGGAGATGAAGAGCAGTGGTTCTAGTGGGAGTGGTACCGAATCCCATGGCAATGAAAGCCACGGCAACGAGAGTCATGGCAACGAGAGTCACGGTCATGACTCATCGGGCAGCTCCAATGGCAACAGCAAAGATTCCGCTCTGCTGGAATCTTCTGAAAGCAACAAGAG CTCAAACTCCCACAGTCCATCTCCTCCTGGCAGTTCAAATGCTTTCAGTCTGCTGAGCTCAGAGCAGGACAACCCCTCGACCAGCGGTTGCAG TAGTCAGGAGTCCGCCAAAGCCAAGACCCAGAAGGAGGTgattaaaacactgaaagaacTGAAGCTTCACCTGCCTGCTGAGAAGAGACACAATAACAAGTCCTCCACGCTGAACACCCTCAAATATGCACTGCGCTGTGTCAAACAGGTGGAAG CCAATGAGGAGTATTACCAGCTTCTGATGATCAATGACTGTCAACCTTCAGGCCTGGATGTATCTTCCTATACAATAGAAGAAATAGACAGTATTACTTCTGAATACACCCTCAAAAACAAT GACATTTTTGCAGTGGCAGTGTCCCTCATCACAGGAAGGATCGTCTACATTTCTGATCAGGCTGCCTCCATCCTCAACTGCAAAAGAGACGTGTTCAAGAACACCAAGTTTGTGGAGTTCCTTACACCGCAGGATGTTAGTGTGTTTTACAGCTTCACGACGCCTTACCGGCTGCCCTCCTGGAGCATGTGCACTGGAGCAG AGTCATCTCCACCTGACTGCATGCAGGAGAAATCCTTCTTCTGTCGTATCAG TGGTGGTAGGGATTGTGAGGGTGACCTGCAGTACTATCCGTTCCGCATGACACCCTACCTGATGAAGGTCCAAGACACAGTACATGCGGAAGACCAgttctgctgcctcctcctggCTGAGAGGGTTCACTCTGGTTATGATG CACCAAGAATTCCAACGGATAAGCGCATcttcaccaccacacacactccgAGCTGTGTTTTCCAGGATGTAGATGAGAG gGCTGTTCCTCTCCTTGGGTACCTCCCCCAGGACCTGATTGGCACACcagtcctcctccacctgcatcCCAATGACCGCCCGATTATGCTGGCCATTCACAGAAAGA TCCTTCAGTATGCAGGGCAGCCATTTGACCACTCATCTATCCGATTCTGTGCACGAAACGGAGAATACATCATCTTAGACACCAGCTGGTCCAGTTTTGTCAACCCCTGGAGCCGCAAAGTCTCATTTGTCATTGGGAGACACAAAGTCCGCAT GGGCCCTGTGAATGAAGATGTTTTCGTGGCCCCGCCCTCCTCTGTTGCTGAGATGAAGGCCATGGATTCTGGCATCCAGGAAATTACTGAACAAATCCACCGCCTCCTTCTGCAG CCGGTTCATAACAGTGGGTCCAGTGGCTATGGTAGTCTGAAGAGCAATGACCACCTTCTGGGCATGTCCTCCTCCAGTGAGAGCCTAAATAAGAGCACGATACgacgagaggaggaggaagtgatcTGCAAAGCCAGACCC CGAACCTTTCAAGAAATCTGCAAGGGAATTCATCTTCAGAAGAGCCAGGAACAGCAGacaactaaaacagaaaacaagaaaagcaaTGGCA AGTCTCTACAGAAGAGCCCAGCGGTGGTGCGGCCCAAAGACTCGGCCGCTCCACTCAACTGGAGGGAGACTGGGTCGACTATGGATGAGAGTAGGGCATCTTTCCAGGAGGAGCTGGCCTTCAATGATCAGTCTGTCTACTCCTACCAGCAGATCAGCTGTTTGGACAGTGTCATCAG GTATTTGGAGAGCTGTAATGTTCCCATCACCATGAAGAGGAAGTGTCAGTCTTCCTCTAACACCACCTCCTCTAACTCAGATGAGGACAAACAGAAAGGATCCAACAACATGCAAGTGTCTGAAG AACCAGCCTTGTTGAAGGATCAGTCTGGTCTCTCCGCTTTGGATGATCGAGACAAAAAGTCCAGTGACGCAGCCACAGCGGTAGTGGGCACTTCGCTGCCCCTACCTGTACCTAACAAACCAGAAAGTGTGGTGTCCATCACCAGTCAGTGTAGCTACAGTAGCACTATAGTGCATGTTGGGGACAAGAAACCTCAACCAGAGTCAG AGATCATAGAGGATGTACCAGGAACAGGAGAGACTGCAGAATCCAATCAGAACGCCGGGGTTCCTCCTTGTGCAGTTTCACCTCCCAGTCAGGAGAAGGAGTCCTACAAGAAACTGGGGTTGACCAAACAGGTTTTGGCAGCCCATACGCAGAAGGAGGAGCAAGCCTTTCTGTATCGCTTCAGAGAGCTTCGTGgactcacaacacacaaagcaaactgCTCTCAGTACCTGGAGCGCCAGAGGGAACAGACAGCCAGCGATG CTGTACCTGCTGGTCGATTCTGCAAGCAGGGTGGACCAGGTGCAGAGCCCACGACGCGCCGAGGTACGCGGAATAAGAAAACCAAGTCGAAGCGAGCCAAGCAGATCGAGTCCTCGGACAGCACTGTGTCCCATCacagacaacagcagctgcGGCCTCCTCTCCTAAACCATGGCCTTAACCCAACATCTTGGTCTCCCTCTGACACCTCACAGTCCACTTTTCCCATGGCCTACCCTGCTGTGATGCCAGGCTACCCCCTCCAGGTTTACCCTAGAGCCAGTTCCATAGCTGCCCGCACAGACGCCACTCTTACAGGCTTCGGGGACAACCCAAGCCAAGCCCCACCTTGccccccatccatccatcctgctCCCTACACTGCACCCTTGGTCACCCCCATTGTGGCTCTAGTTCTGCCCAACTATATGTACTCTCCAATGGCTCCGGGGCCTCCGCCATCACAGCCAGTGTACCATGCAGAGACTGGGGGCTTTCTTGCCCAGACCCAGCATTTTGGACAGGCTGCCTTTCCAGCCCAGGGCACCTTCATGGCTCAACCTTCCTTTGGTGTTCAGAATCAGTTCATCTCCCAAAACCACTTTGCTCCTCAAGCAGGTTACCTGAACCCACCTTACTGCGTCCCTCCATCTTCGGAAATCCCAAAGCCCCCCATGGAGGGCCAGTCTCGCTCCTCAACGCCACAGTCTGGAGGAGCTGGGGGCCAGGCATCCCCACCTTTGTTCCAGTCTGGCTGCAGCTCACCCCTCAACCttctggagctggagctgtctGTGGACAGGCAGGACAGTACAGTGTTGCCCTCTGGAGGACAAGGGAATAATACAACTGAAAGGGAGAAAGGAGCAAGTGGCAACCAGGCCAAGGAGAGGGAACTGAAGCAG CCATCTCTCAGTCTCCTTGGTCCACCTGGACCCTTGTATTGCGAAGGTACGCCCTGTGTCTGTGAGCGTTTGTCTTGGGATAAAGTGTGCTCTAGACTGAGGGCTTACAGCAAAGAG gcaAGCTCACGCGGTGACGGGAACAACAGTGATGCCAACTCTTCGTCCAGCGACATGTTGGACATTATTCTCCACGAGGACTCTTGTTCAGGCACAGGCTCGGCCACCTCGGGGTCCATGGGCTCAGGGTCCAACGGCTGTGGAACTTCAGCCAGTGGGACGTCCAACAGTGGCACGTCTAAGAGCAGGACGTCAGCCAGTGGAGCCTCGGCTAGTGGAACCTCCGGCAGCGGAGCAG GAAGCAACAACAGTAGTAAGTACTTTGGCAGCGTGGACTCGTCCCAGAACAGccagaaggtcaaaggtcacttgAGCAGCAGCGAGGGAAGGCCCATGGAGATGGAGCAGAGCGAACACTTCATCAAGTATGTACTGCAGGACCCGCTGTGGCTGCTCATGGCCAACACAGATGACAAGGTCATGATGACCTATCAGCTGCCCTCGCG TGACATCCAGAGAGTgctcagagaggacagagagaagctgaagctgctgcagaagaGTCAGCCGCGCTTTtcagaggagcagaagaaggaGCTGATTGAGGTCCACCCCTGGATCAAGAAGGGAGGTCTACCCAAGGCCATAGATATCAAG gtgTGCTCCTGCTGTGATACAGcctcagaggcagcagcagtagcagcagcagcagcagcagcagcagcagcatcagcagaggATCAGCCGGACCTGGACATTGGTGATACAGAGACGGACGAAGTCGGTTGCCCACAGAGGCCCAGAGAAGAGTCTTCGAACACTGTCGCCATCTCCTGCCACGGCCCTCCTCCTGGCTCCAGCTCTCAGATGCAGCCAGCCAGACAATGA
- the per2 gene encoding period circadian protein homolog 2 isoform X3, with protein MSEDSDSKPYRFPVLEDQDGASGSRASSSCSSVPRGASGCSSMAQLHRMGGYSQGGPDLGLPSEGSDSSGQDPPASPHNHRKNTRSRSLPEEDVEMKSSGSSGSGTESHGNESHGNESHGNESHGHDSSGSSNGNSKDSALLESSESNKSSNSHSPSPPGSSNAFSLLSSEQDNPSTSGCSSQESAKAKTQKEVIKTLKELKLHLPAEKRHNNKSSTLNTLKYALRCVKQVEANEEYYQLLMINDCQPSGLDVSSYTIEEIDSITSEYTLKNNDIFAVAVSLITGRIVYISDQAASILNCKRDVFKNTKFVEFLTPQDVSVFYSFTTPYRLPSWSMCTGAESSPPDCMQEKSFFCRISGGRDCEGDLQYYPFRMTPYLMKVQDTVHAEDQFCCLLLAERVHSGYDAPRIPTDKRIFTTTHTPSCVFQDVDERAVPLLGYLPQDLIGTPVLLHLHPNDRPIMLAIHRKILQYAGQPFDHSSIRFCARNGEYIILDTSWSSFVNPWSRKVSFVIGRHKVRMGPVNEDVFVAPPSSVAEMKAMDSGIQEITEQIHRLLLQPVHNSGSSGYGSLKSNDHLLGMSSSSESLNKSTIRREEEEVICKARPRTFQEICKGIHLQKSQEQQTTKTENKKSNGIESLQKSPAVVRPKDSAAPLNWRETGSTMDESRASFQEELAFNDQSVYSYQQISCLDSVIRYLESCNVPITMKRKCQSSSNTTSSNSDEDKQKGSNNMQVSEEPALLKDQSGLSALDDRDKKSSDAATAVVGTSLPLPVPNKPESVVSITSQCSYSSTIVHVGDKKPQPESEIIEDVPGTGETAESNQNAGVPPCAVSPPSQEKESYKKLGLTKQVLAAHTQKEEQAFLYRFRELRGLTTHKANCSQYLERQREQTASDAVPAGRFCKQGGPGAEPTTRRGTRNKKTKSKRAKQIESSDSTVSHHRQQQLRPPLLNHGLNPTSWSPSDTSQSTFPMAYPAVMPGYPLQVYPRASSIAARTDATLTGFGDNPSQAPPCPPSIHPAPYTAPLVTPIVALVLPNYMYSPMAPGPPPSQPVYHAETGGFLAQTQHFGQAAFPAQGTFMAQPSFGVQNQFISQNHFAPQAGYLNPPYCVPPSSEIPKPPMEGQSRSSTPQSGGAGGQASPPLFQSGCSSPLNLLELELSVDRQDSTVLPSGGQGNNTTEREKGASGNQAKERELKQPSLSLLGPPGPLYCEGTPCVCERLSWDKVCSRLRAYSKEASSRGDGNNSDANSSSSDMLDIILHEDSCSGTGSATSGSMGSGSNGCGTSASGTSNSGTSKSRTSASGASASGTSGSGAGSNNSSKYFGSVDSSQNSQKVKGHLSSSEGRPMEMEQSEHFINDIQRVLREDREKLKLLQKSQPRFSEEQKKELIEVHPWIKKGGLPKAIDIKVCSCCDTASEAAAVAAAAAAAAAASAEDQPDLDIGDTETDEVGCPQRPREESSNTVAISCHGPPPGSSSQMQPARQ; from the exons ATGTCAGAAGATTCAGACTCCAAGCCCTATCGCTTCCCGGTTCTGGAGGACCAGGATGGAGCCTCAGGCAGCAGAGCGTCCAGCTCATGCAGCTCTGTGCCAAGGGGGGCCTCAGGGTGCAGCTCCATGGCACAGCTGCACAGGATGGGTGGCTATAGCCAAGGTGGGCCTGATCTAGGCCTCCCCTCAGAGGGCAGCGACAGCAGCGGCCAGGACCCTCCCGCTTCCCCGCACAATCATCGCAAGAACACCCGCTCCCGCTCGCTTCCGGAGGAGGACGTGGAGATGAAGAGCAGTGGTTCTAGTGGGAGTGGTACCGAATCCCATGGCAATGAAAGCCACGGCAACGAGAGTCATGGCAACGAGAGTCACGGTCATGACTCATCGGGCAGCTCCAATGGCAACAGCAAAGATTCCGCTCTGCTGGAATCTTCTGAAAGCAACAAGAG CTCAAACTCCCACAGTCCATCTCCTCCTGGCAGTTCAAATGCTTTCAGTCTGCTGAGCTCAGAGCAGGACAACCCCTCGACCAGCGGTTGCAG TAGTCAGGAGTCCGCCAAAGCCAAGACCCAGAAGGAGGTgattaaaacactgaaagaacTGAAGCTTCACCTGCCTGCTGAGAAGAGACACAATAACAAGTCCTCCACGCTGAACACCCTCAAATATGCACTGCGCTGTGTCAAACAGGTGGAAG CCAATGAGGAGTATTACCAGCTTCTGATGATCAATGACTGTCAACCTTCAGGCCTGGATGTATCTTCCTATACAATAGAAGAAATAGACAGTATTACTTCTGAATACACCCTCAAAAACAAT GACATTTTTGCAGTGGCAGTGTCCCTCATCACAGGAAGGATCGTCTACATTTCTGATCAGGCTGCCTCCATCCTCAACTGCAAAAGAGACGTGTTCAAGAACACCAAGTTTGTGGAGTTCCTTACACCGCAGGATGTTAGTGTGTTTTACAGCTTCACGACGCCTTACCGGCTGCCCTCCTGGAGCATGTGCACTGGAGCAG AGTCATCTCCACCTGACTGCATGCAGGAGAAATCCTTCTTCTGTCGTATCAG TGGTGGTAGGGATTGTGAGGGTGACCTGCAGTACTATCCGTTCCGCATGACACCCTACCTGATGAAGGTCCAAGACACAGTACATGCGGAAGACCAgttctgctgcctcctcctggCTGAGAGGGTTCACTCTGGTTATGATG CACCAAGAATTCCAACGGATAAGCGCATcttcaccaccacacacactccgAGCTGTGTTTTCCAGGATGTAGATGAGAG gGCTGTTCCTCTCCTTGGGTACCTCCCCCAGGACCTGATTGGCACACcagtcctcctccacctgcatcCCAATGACCGCCCGATTATGCTGGCCATTCACAGAAAGA TCCTTCAGTATGCAGGGCAGCCATTTGACCACTCATCTATCCGATTCTGTGCACGAAACGGAGAATACATCATCTTAGACACCAGCTGGTCCAGTTTTGTCAACCCCTGGAGCCGCAAAGTCTCATTTGTCATTGGGAGACACAAAGTCCGCAT GGGCCCTGTGAATGAAGATGTTTTCGTGGCCCCGCCCTCCTCTGTTGCTGAGATGAAGGCCATGGATTCTGGCATCCAGGAAATTACTGAACAAATCCACCGCCTCCTTCTGCAG CCGGTTCATAACAGTGGGTCCAGTGGCTATGGTAGTCTGAAGAGCAATGACCACCTTCTGGGCATGTCCTCCTCCAGTGAGAGCCTAAATAAGAGCACGATACgacgagaggaggaggaagtgatcTGCAAAGCCAGACCC CGAACCTTTCAAGAAATCTGCAAGGGAATTCATCTTCAGAAGAGCCAGGAACAGCAGacaactaaaacagaaaacaagaaaagcaaTGGCA TAGAGTCTCTACAGAAGAGCCCAGCGGTGGTGCGGCCCAAAGACTCGGCCGCTCCACTCAACTGGAGGGAGACTGGGTCGACTATGGATGAGAGTAGGGCATCTTTCCAGGAGGAGCTGGCCTTCAATGATCAGTCTGTCTACTCCTACCAGCAGATCAGCTGTTTGGACAGTGTCATCAG GTATTTGGAGAGCTGTAATGTTCCCATCACCATGAAGAGGAAGTGTCAGTCTTCCTCTAACACCACCTCCTCTAACTCAGATGAGGACAAACAGAAAGGATCCAACAACATGCAAGTGTCTGAAG AACCAGCCTTGTTGAAGGATCAGTCTGGTCTCTCCGCTTTGGATGATCGAGACAAAAAGTCCAGTGACGCAGCCACAGCGGTAGTGGGCACTTCGCTGCCCCTACCTGTACCTAACAAACCAGAAAGTGTGGTGTCCATCACCAGTCAGTGTAGCTACAGTAGCACTATAGTGCATGTTGGGGACAAGAAACCTCAACCAGAGTCAG AGATCATAGAGGATGTACCAGGAACAGGAGAGACTGCAGAATCCAATCAGAACGCCGGGGTTCCTCCTTGTGCAGTTTCACCTCCCAGTCAGGAGAAGGAGTCCTACAAGAAACTGGGGTTGACCAAACAGGTTTTGGCAGCCCATACGCAGAAGGAGGAGCAAGCCTTTCTGTATCGCTTCAGAGAGCTTCGTGgactcacaacacacaaagcaaactgCTCTCAGTACCTGGAGCGCCAGAGGGAACAGACAGCCAGCGATG CTGTACCTGCTGGTCGATTCTGCAAGCAGGGTGGACCAGGTGCAGAGCCCACGACGCGCCGAGGTACGCGGAATAAGAAAACCAAGTCGAAGCGAGCCAAGCAGATCGAGTCCTCGGACAGCACTGTGTCCCATCacagacaacagcagctgcGGCCTCCTCTCCTAAACCATGGCCTTAACCCAACATCTTGGTCTCCCTCTGACACCTCACAGTCCACTTTTCCCATGGCCTACCCTGCTGTGATGCCAGGCTACCCCCTCCAGGTTTACCCTAGAGCCAGTTCCATAGCTGCCCGCACAGACGCCACTCTTACAGGCTTCGGGGACAACCCAAGCCAAGCCCCACCTTGccccccatccatccatcctgctCCCTACACTGCACCCTTGGTCACCCCCATTGTGGCTCTAGTTCTGCCCAACTATATGTACTCTCCAATGGCTCCGGGGCCTCCGCCATCACAGCCAGTGTACCATGCAGAGACTGGGGGCTTTCTTGCCCAGACCCAGCATTTTGGACAGGCTGCCTTTCCAGCCCAGGGCACCTTCATGGCTCAACCTTCCTTTGGTGTTCAGAATCAGTTCATCTCCCAAAACCACTTTGCTCCTCAAGCAGGTTACCTGAACCCACCTTACTGCGTCCCTCCATCTTCGGAAATCCCAAAGCCCCCCATGGAGGGCCAGTCTCGCTCCTCAACGCCACAGTCTGGAGGAGCTGGGGGCCAGGCATCCCCACCTTTGTTCCAGTCTGGCTGCAGCTCACCCCTCAACCttctggagctggagctgtctGTGGACAGGCAGGACAGTACAGTGTTGCCCTCTGGAGGACAAGGGAATAATACAACTGAAAGGGAGAAAGGAGCAAGTGGCAACCAGGCCAAGGAGAGGGAACTGAAGCAG CCATCTCTCAGTCTCCTTGGTCCACCTGGACCCTTGTATTGCGAAGGTACGCCCTGTGTCTGTGAGCGTTTGTCTTGGGATAAAGTGTGCTCTAGACTGAGGGCTTACAGCAAAGAG gcaAGCTCACGCGGTGACGGGAACAACAGTGATGCCAACTCTTCGTCCAGCGACATGTTGGACATTATTCTCCACGAGGACTCTTGTTCAGGCACAGGCTCGGCCACCTCGGGGTCCATGGGCTCAGGGTCCAACGGCTGTGGAACTTCAGCCAGTGGGACGTCCAACAGTGGCACGTCTAAGAGCAGGACGTCAGCCAGTGGAGCCTCGGCTAGTGGAACCTCCGGCAGCGGAGCAG GAAGCAACAACAGTAGTAAGTACTTTGGCAGCGTGGACTCGTCCCAGAACAGccagaaggtcaaaggtcacttgAGCAGCAGCGAGGGAAGGCCCATGGAGATGGAGCAGAGCGAACACTTCATCAA TGACATCCAGAGAGTgctcagagaggacagagagaagctgaagctgctgcagaagaGTCAGCCGCGCTTTtcagaggagcagaagaaggaGCTGATTGAGGTCCACCCCTGGATCAAGAAGGGAGGTCTACCCAAGGCCATAGATATCAAG gtgTGCTCCTGCTGTGATACAGcctcagaggcagcagcagtagcagcagcagcagcagcagcagcagcagcatcagcagaggATCAGCCGGACCTGGACATTGGTGATACAGAGACGGACGAAGTCGGTTGCCCACAGAGGCCCAGAGAAGAGTCTTCGAACACTGTCGCCATCTCCTGCCACGGCCCTCCTCCTGGCTCCAGCTCTCAGATGCAGCCAGCCAGACAATGA